Proteins encoded by one window of Halorubrum ruber:
- a CDS encoding class I SAM-dependent methyltransferase, translating to MSDAESFVRFCDSEFGSAVMDREAAYVRRHVAADDRALDVGCGIGSLEERVPDRDMTGLDLSAAMVQTARDRVDAPFVLGDATALPVATGSVDAVVFVSTLEFLPDAEAALSEATRVLASDGTLVALVLNTRSEYVRSNLRREGSYFRRMVHRDSAALTERILERVDGEREYFLGISGEEVFESSDPETAAIAGVVGEPVD from the coding sequence GTGAGCGACGCCGAGAGCTTCGTCCGGTTCTGCGACAGCGAGTTCGGGAGCGCAGTCATGGACCGCGAGGCGGCGTACGTGCGCCGACACGTCGCCGCGGACGACCGGGCGCTGGACGTCGGGTGCGGCATCGGGTCGCTCGAGGAGCGCGTCCCCGACCGCGATATGACCGGACTCGACCTGTCGGCGGCGATGGTCCAGACGGCGCGGGACCGGGTCGACGCGCCGTTCGTCCTCGGTGACGCGACCGCGCTGCCGGTCGCGACCGGGTCGGTCGACGCCGTCGTCTTCGTCTCGACGCTCGAGTTCCTCCCGGACGCCGAGGCGGCGCTGAGCGAGGCGACCCGCGTCCTCGCGTCGGACGGGACCCTCGTCGCGCTCGTGTTGAATACCCGCTCCGAGTACGTCCGGTCGAACCTGCGGCGGGAGGGCTCGTACTTCCGGCGGATGGTCCACCGCGACTCGGCGGCCCTGACGGAGCGGATACTGGAACGCGTCGACGGCGAGCGGGAGTACTTTCTGGGGATCTCCGGCGAGGAGGTCTTCGAGAGCAGCGACCCGGAGACCGCGGCGATCGCGGGGGTCGTCGGCGAGCCGGTCGACTGA
- a CDS encoding phosphoribosyltransferase codes for MSDLPDDFDCTLTNWEYIYGLCRNVSDAVKRADFEPDVVVALARGGWFAGRCVCDFLGLNDLTSLKMEHYVGAAEKSDEPQIRYPMPEGSVEGKNVLIIDDIADTGGSIRRAEEYVDERNAAEIRTATLQLLGTSEFQPDFVGERLEQWTWVVYPWNFLEDMVDLTEGAMERADESAFSREDLRHYLEEFHGIGRIEMEVAQPDRLDEVIDEMVRRDVAEPVGDETWALAE; via the coding sequence ATGAGCGACCTCCCGGACGACTTCGACTGCACGCTCACCAACTGGGAGTACATCTACGGGCTCTGCCGCAACGTCTCCGACGCGGTGAAGCGGGCCGACTTCGAGCCGGACGTGGTCGTCGCCTTGGCCCGCGGCGGCTGGTTCGCGGGCCGGTGCGTCTGCGACTTCCTCGGGCTCAACGACCTCACGAGCCTCAAGATGGAACACTACGTCGGCGCCGCGGAGAAGAGCGACGAACCCCAGATCCGCTACCCGATGCCCGAGGGGAGCGTGGAGGGGAAAAACGTCCTCATCATCGACGATATCGCGGACACCGGCGGCTCGATCCGCCGCGCCGAGGAGTACGTCGACGAGCGGAACGCCGCCGAGATCCGCACCGCGACACTCCAGCTGCTCGGCACCTCCGAGTTCCAGCCCGACTTCGTGGGCGAGCGGCTCGAACAGTGGACGTGGGTCGTCTACCCGTGGAACTTCCTCGAGGATATGGTCGACCTCACGGAGGGCGCGATGGAGCGCGCCGACGAGTCGGCGTTCTCGCGGGAGGACCTGCGCCACTACTTAGAGGAGTTCCACGGCATCGGCCGGATCGAGATGGAGGTCGCCCAGCCCGACCGCCTCGACGAGGTCATCGACGAGATGGTCCGGCGGGACGTCGCGGAGCCCGTCGGCGACGAGACCTGGGCGCTCGCCGAGTAG
- a CDS encoding DUF7519 family protein has translation MGRRLLPGRRRGRDEAVVAMSGEDAESRASDGDDALVDFHETDARPPTVAIVASLAAAGVAATAALVASPIGGALLGAAALGFLAGSLRSSTRVLTWGAAVGVVGLALAGYRGAAAEPLLVAAVGLAVAWDVADHGVGLGEQVGRGARVRRNVAVHAGSSLLVGALAAGLVYGVSLAVGGGQPVAALALLLAGGIALISALR, from the coding sequence GTGGGGCGACGACTCCTTCCCGGTCGCCGTCGCGGCCGCGACGAGGCGGTGGTCGCGATGAGCGGGGAAGATGCGGAGAGCAGAGCGAGCGACGGCGACGACGCGCTCGTCGACTTCCACGAGACCGACGCGCGGCCGCCGACGGTCGCGATCGTCGCGAGCCTCGCGGCCGCGGGCGTCGCGGCGACCGCCGCGCTGGTCGCGAGCCCGATCGGCGGCGCGCTGCTCGGCGCCGCCGCGCTCGGTTTCCTCGCCGGATCGCTCCGGAGCTCGACCCGGGTCCTGACGTGGGGCGCGGCGGTCGGCGTGGTCGGCCTCGCGCTGGCGGGGTACCGCGGCGCGGCCGCCGAGCCGCTGCTCGTCGCCGCCGTCGGGCTCGCGGTCGCGTGGGACGTCGCCGACCACGGCGTCGGCCTCGGCGAGCAGGTGGGTCGGGGTGCCCGCGTTCGGCGCAACGTCGCGGTCCACGCCGGGTCGAGCCTGCTCGTCGGCGCGCTCGCCGCCGGCCTCGTCTACGGCGTCTCGCTCGCGGTCGGCGGCGGCCAGCCGGTGGCCGCGCTCGCACTGCTTCTCGCGGGCGGTATCGCGCTGATCTCGGCGCTGCGGTGA
- a CDS encoding helix-turn-helix domain-containing protein: MSLYEASIRVKHECPYREISERHPDLTIREWPLSDCQVLEITAETTPTDALLDDIDRLGTVLHESADDDGYHVVTQSCLCSLEASVIDRFEQHNCLYQSPTIYRQGWEHYTVVAFDDADIRELLGDLRADREIELLSKTEISETQVPHSMLAPANQLFEDLTDRQLAALQLALERGYYTQPRKTSLRELADQTAVARSTYEEHLRKAENKLLTSAGQYLRLVTATSTGDPLEVEATRRAERAAD; this comes from the coding sequence ATGAGCCTGTACGAGGCCTCGATCCGAGTGAAACACGAGTGTCCGTACCGCGAGATCTCCGAGCGACATCCGGATCTCACCATCCGCGAGTGGCCGCTGAGCGACTGTCAGGTGCTCGAGATCACCGCGGAGACGACGCCGACGGACGCGCTGCTCGACGACATCGATCGGCTCGGAACCGTCCTCCACGAGTCCGCGGACGACGACGGGTACCACGTCGTCACGCAGTCCTGTCTCTGTTCGCTCGAGGCGTCCGTCATCGACCGCTTCGAGCAGCACAACTGCCTGTATCAGTCGCCGACCATCTACCGGCAGGGCTGGGAGCATTACACGGTGGTCGCGTTCGACGACGCCGACATCCGGGAGCTGCTCGGCGACCTGCGCGCCGACAGGGAGATCGAACTGCTCTCGAAGACCGAGATCTCGGAGACCCAGGTCCCGCACAGTATGCTGGCGCCGGCGAACCAGTTGTTCGAGGACCTCACCGACCGACAGCTGGCGGCGCTCCAGTTGGCCTTGGAGCGCGGCTACTACACCCAGCCGCGGAAGACCTCGCTGCGGGAACTCGCCGACCAGACGGCGGTCGCTCGCTCGACGTACGAGGAACACCTCCGGAAGGCGGAGAACAAGTTGCTCACGAGCGCGGGACAGTACCTGCGACTGGTCACCGCGACGTCGACGGGCGACCCGCTGGAGGTGGAGGCGACGCGACGGGCCGAACGTGCCGCCGATTAG
- a CDS encoding HD domain-containing protein, with protein sequence MAGKSDDDDAGDDDRDADADRDAALDAVLAAYDLKDERRTGWQLRGVDDPESVAAHSWGVAYLVLALGERFREELPGVDFDRALRLAVVHDVAEAETGDVAARADSTAEGVDREAKVAAEREAMADLAGPLPERVRDAWEAYEARDSPEAVLIKECDLLDTCLQALMYEQDDRYDPERGEPDAFREYDDLDEFFATTEPRLRTEAGRELFAEVRERYRAARDGA encoded by the coding sequence ATGGCCGGGAAATCGGACGACGACGACGCCGGTGACGACGACCGCGACGCGGACGCCGACCGCGACGCGGCGCTCGACGCCGTCCTCGCCGCCTACGACCTCAAAGACGAGCGGCGCACCGGCTGGCAGCTCCGCGGCGTCGACGACCCCGAGTCCGTCGCCGCCCACTCGTGGGGGGTCGCGTACCTCGTGTTGGCGCTCGGCGAGCGGTTCCGCGAGGAGCTCCCGGGGGTCGATTTCGACCGTGCCCTTCGGCTCGCCGTCGTCCACGACGTCGCCGAGGCTGAGACCGGCGACGTGGCGGCCCGTGCCGATTCCACCGCCGAGGGAGTCGACCGCGAGGCGAAAGTCGCCGCCGAGCGCGAGGCGATGGCGGACCTCGCCGGCCCGCTCCCCGAGCGCGTGCGAGACGCGTGGGAGGCGTACGAGGCCCGCGACTCGCCGGAGGCGGTCCTCATCAAGGAGTGCGACCTGCTCGACACCTGCCTCCAAGCCCTGATGTACGAGCAGGACGACCGGTACGACCCGGAGCGGGGCGAGCCCGACGCGTTCCGCGAGTACGACGACTTAGACGAGTTCTTCGCGACGACCGAGCCCCGGCTCCGGACCGAGGCCGGGAGGGAACTGTTCGCGGAGGTCCGCGAGCGGTACCGGGCCGCGCGGGACGGGGCGTAA
- a CDS encoding nucleoside phosphorylase has translation MTDPSDSDASPLFEAKAFDEPSVFDPDALLKNARRQKDLPERSVPDVCVLDPDGDVVRQLAATGAARKDETWPGYHTDLYRFERDGEEFGIVGCAVGASFAVLVAEQLFAAGCEFLVSVTSSGRIVPKDDPPYFVLIERALRDEGTSHHYRSAGRYAVLDDNLRASVEDACESVSRPVYAGATWTTDAPFRETETAIERARSEGILAVEMEAAALYAFAAVRDRPVVCFAHVTNQMGQTEEDFEKGDADGTRDALEVIEAAAAAWRASN, from the coding sequence ATGACCGACCCGTCCGACTCGGACGCGTCGCCGCTCTTCGAGGCGAAGGCGTTCGACGAGCCGTCCGTTTTCGATCCGGATGCCCTCCTGAAGAACGCCCGGCGGCAGAAGGACCTCCCGGAGCGTTCGGTCCCGGACGTCTGCGTGCTCGACCCGGACGGGGACGTCGTCCGCCAGCTGGCGGCCACCGGCGCGGCGCGGAAAGACGAGACGTGGCCCGGCTACCACACGGACCTCTATCGGTTCGAACGAGACGGCGAGGAGTTCGGGATCGTGGGCTGCGCGGTGGGGGCGTCGTTCGCCGTCCTCGTCGCGGAGCAGCTGTTCGCTGCCGGCTGCGAGTTCCTCGTGAGCGTGACCTCGTCGGGGCGGATCGTGCCGAAAGACGACCCGCCGTACTTCGTGCTCATCGAACGCGCGCTCCGCGACGAGGGGACGAGCCACCACTACCGGTCGGCGGGTCGGTACGCGGTGCTCGACGACAACCTCCGCGCCTCGGTCGAAGACGCGTGCGAATCGGTGTCACGTCCGGTGTACGCGGGCGCGACGTGGACGACCGACGCGCCCTTCCGCGAGACGGAGACCGCGATCGAACGGGCCCGGTCCGAGGGGATCCTCGCGGTCGAGATGGAGGCGGCGGCGCTGTACGCGTTCGCGGCCGTCCGGGACCGGCCGGTCGTCTGCTTCGCGCACGTGACGAACCAGATGGGGCAGACCGAGGAGGACTTCGAGAAGGGGGACGCGGACGGCACCCGCGACGCGCTGGAAGTGATCGAGGCGGCCGCGGCGGCGTGGCGGGCGTCGAACTAA